The segment gatttaaaaaaacatcAATTAAAAGATTTACTTTCCTATTGttctatataaaaagaatatggaaaaaaaaaagaaggaaagTACCATAAAAATATCTCTTAATATAAATACGAAATTTAACGAATCTTATTTGGATGAgcaaaatgatataataaatgaggCACTTATTAAGAACAATAACAAGGAAATTATACATTCcctgtaaaaaaaataaaaatataaaaaaaaatatatatatatatatatatatatatatatatatataacaataatattattattatatgaaattatattgaagaaaatattattaacatttatgtatattttttttttttttttttttttttttcaaacatCTTTAGTCTTGTATAATTATAACTagctaaatatatatatatatatacatatacatatatacatatatatatacatatatatatttgtattgttttattttttcaaaggAATCTTATTGAAAACATTCGACAGGGGACATTCGACTACAAGGATCTCAGAGAAGTTTATTTTATGAACGACAATGATTTGTTCAGCATGTTAAATGATAAGAAAGCCTCAGAAGAAAAAGGGAAAGGTAAAGAAGAcgcacataataataataatattgataataagatatgtaataatgataaggtaggtgataaaaataaaaagttaagtaataataataataataatggaaaTGATTTAAATATACAGATTGAAGGGGATcagaattataattttaataaaaataatgagactaatatatttgttcttGATAATGATGTAGATAAAGTATGTATTATTCGCTTCCCATTTTCTGTTTCAAAAgatatcaaaaaatatttattaaacaaaaatttaGATATGGTTATTCAACCTACTACTTTATTAAATTCAagattttttcttattcattttaaaaatataaataaaaaatttcatGGAATTCTATTAGAATTATCTACACATATCGAGATACATAAAACATTAGAtagaaataatttatataaatctaaTGATGTTTCTCAAATGATTTATGTATATGAACATAATACAAATAGTAAAGAACTCttgaaaaaatttataaataataatttcgaACTATGCGGAGGAATTAGTAAAAAACTCAatcatttcatttttcaaaatcatacaaaattattcaaatatcatgatatatattttgctGAAAAacttatatatgaatatttaaatacaccatattatgattattttgatttatatgtaaaaacaTTAAATGAAATGCataatcatataattatggaaaaagaaaataataataaacaaaatgaaattgTTGACGAAACAACGGATCTTGCAGCTATCCTGGGATCCTTAGataattcttataatattatgaatttaATTGAAAAACAAGATGGAGATATAGATTTCGAAgcattattaaattatgatatagaaaaggaaaattacGAATCGGACGTCTCCGACTTATTACTGGGCGGcacatattatttacaaaagAAGTAATATATGTgcccatatatatatatataaatatatgtatataaatatatgtatataaatatatgtgtataaatatatgtataagtattttttttttttttttttgactcTTTGATTATATACCTTAATTGTTtgcatatgtatatatatatatatataaatatatgtatatgtatatatctatatatatttatatatctatatatctatatatttatatttttatattttattttttttgtgttaatataatattatataatataatgtcataatgttatcattttttatttgtacatctgttattttatttaaggataacatttatatatgttgtatTACGCAACATCATCAATTTtgtttgtaaaaaaaaaaaaaaaaaaaaaaaataataataataataaattaaaatgttcAAGCCAACCATATgcttttatttctttcttttatattttttacttaaAAGTTTTGAGATTATATCCTATTACACATATTTCTCATAATGAATTAATACATTGTTCactgtataaaaaataatttaactttatatattttcgtATAATCacattaaaaatttaatttattatatattacatattatatattatagatttataaaaattatttgtagTTCAAgcatttgtatatttatttatgcatTTCATCTTTtcaattattcatatatattttattatgtacatataaatattacacacattttcatttttaacatgttagaaaaaaaaaaaaagaaaaaaaagatatatactGAATTGTAtcttttattctttataaataataaatagcCATTTATTTGTGACCCATAATTTTATGAACATGTTCATAATTATTCTGAACAATtcagaatataaataaataaataaatatatatatatatatatatatatatatatatatataaatatatatatatgaataatttaataaaatgaaaaacagttaaaaaaaaaaaaaaaattataacattataataacatattattaattatttttacttatGTTTGTATGAATCATGGGGAATGCCATGGGGTTTAAGGACAAGGTAGTAATAAGTTTAAAGAgaatattcataaatatttaaatatatatatatatatatatatatatatatatatatatatgtgtgtatatatatataatatatttattttatatatgatatgttTCATTTATTACCTTATCAGAGTACAATTTTAAATGtaatcttttttctttttttttccccccaCCCTTTTAGAATAAGAACAAGGAAAATATTAGCATTTTCGAAAAAAGATATGGATATAATTTGAACGACTTGCATagttatatttacaaaattaaTCTTCCTCTTAAACCTCGTTACGTTAATTACATattagaagaaaagaaaaaaacgaaTAGCAAAAAAGGTCAAGATGAATACCCAAACGATATGATAgtagaaaatgaagaaactGATAAACTTGAAGCAGAACAACCATGTCATCatgattataatgatgaGACAAAAGAagacatttttttaaagaataatTTGAATGTAGTAGACTTATATCAAACTtatgaaaaagataatattaatgattcaaggaatatttataaaaataaattaataattaataataaccgtcagaatgaaaaatatgaagataaatatgttcatatgtcatatgataataattatttatatgataatcatacaaataatatatatacagatgagaatatttcaaattatatattgcaacaaaataatattttaacaaatcacaaaaaaggaaatgaaaTAAAGACATATGTTAATTTatgtttaaattattataataacttGGATACATGTGttatcaaaaaatatgaaaaaaatgttcaaagcaaaaagtataaatatacacGCTTGCACACATGTAAACCTCATTACGtaagaattaaaaagaaaaaaaaaaaaaaaaaaaaaaaaaaaaatatatatatatatatatatatatatttatatattaataaatctttg is part of the Plasmodium falciparum 3D7 genome assembly, chromosome: 9 genome and harbors:
- a CDS encoding transcription initiation factor TFIID subunit 7, putative, yielding MEKKKKESTIKISLNINTKFNESYLDEQNDIINEALIKNNNKEIIHSLNLIENIRQGTFDYKDLREVYFMNDNDLFSMLNDKKASEEKGKGKEDAHNNNNIDNKICNNDKVGDKNKKLSNNNNNNGNDLNIQIEGDQNYNFNKNNETNIFVLDNDVDKVCIIRFPFSVSKDIKKYLLNKNLDMVIQPTTLLNSRFFLIHFKNINKKFHGILLELSTHIEIHKTLDRNNLYKSNDVSQMIYVYEHNTNSKELLKKFINNNFELCGGISKKLNHFIFQNHTKLFKYHDIYFAEKLIYEYLNTPYYDYFDLYVKTLNEMHNHIIMEKENNNKQNEIVDETTDLAAILGSLDNSYNIMNLIEKQDGDIDFEALLNYDIEKENYESDVSDLLLGGTYYLQKK